From the genome of Sphingobacterium sp. UGAL515B_05:
GATGACAAGGGATGATAGTATTTTTTTCATATTTAATGATTTCATACTGCAAAGCAAATTATAAAAATCTACAGTGTTTTTAAGATATCTTAAAAAATGAAATCAGTTACCTGCTCGCACGTATCACGCTTAGTGTTTGTTGGGTAATACCCAGATAGGAAGCAATATGTCCCAGGGAGGTTCGTAGCAATATGCCAGGAAATTTGTCGAGCATATTTTTATAGCGCTGCTCGGCAGTCTGAAATTGTAATGCAAGAGTTTTATCGGATAACATACTTATCACTTGTAACGATACTTGCAGCCGGAAGTCTTTAAAAGCGGGTATGCTATTACAGAGTTCATCTAGTTTGCTATACGGGATAATACGCAGACTTGCTTCTTCCAATACTTGTTTGCCATAGGGGTGAGGACGGTTAAAAAAAATACTTTCAAAAGATACCAGGAAATTATTCTCGTCGAAAAAATAATGGGTGATATCTTTTCCATCTAAGTTATAAAAAGCACGTAATAATCCTTTTTCAATAAAATAAACATTTTGGTGGTGATTATCTGGATGTGCCAGAATAATACCTTTCGCAAAAGTTTGTTTACTAAAGGCTTTGTCGATAGCTTCGCATTCGGCGTTGTTCAATTTTATGTGCCTAAGTAGATAAGATATGAGTTCCATTTACTTCAAATATAGAAAAATGCAGCAGGCTGCCCATGACTCCTTTCCATATTTATTCTAATAGTCTTCAAGTCCATCAGGAAGTAGATAGATTAATTTTACTATTGCCAAAAAAGTGTGAAATGTAAGTCCAAGATTGTTTCAGTCCCCGCCGAGCATCCTGTTGTGTCGCAGTCCTGTAACGACTGAGGTTAATAATACAACGCTATAAGCCAGTGTGATGGACAGGATCAAATTGGGGCAATAGCTGGAGCGCTTGCTGTCCCGCTACTGGAGCCTTCTCAATATCACCTTGAGCCAGATAGATATTAGCATAAAGATTATATAGATAGGATTCCAATAATAATCTAAAGGTGGGATTCTGGTCCGATTACGTATTGGCGCAGTTTCTATCCCGCTTATAATCCAATTAGTACAGCAGTTGGTCGATCAGTGAATAATATCGTGATTAGTAAATGTTGAGCCGATAATGCTTCTTTTAAAATTCTTATATTCTTGCAAAAATTGATATCTTTATTTCCCATAGACCATTTCATATTTTTATTTAAATGCAAAAGTTGAATCAAGATCCCTTTTTATGGACTGAATTGCGGTATGCAATTGTATTCGATCGAGACCAGTTTGCATTTAAAACGTTATTTAAAAAATTTTACCCCGATTTATATGACTTTGGTCATGCAATTATTAAGTCACCAGTTCCGGTTGAAGATATTATTTCAGAAATTTTTATGAAATTATGGCTATTGGAAGATAAGTTAATGGAAATTGAAAACATCAAAACTTATCTTTTTAGGTCTGTAAGAAATAATGCCATAAAATACCTTGAAAGACAGCATACCCATGTGGATATTTCAGAAATTATTGACTTTAACTATCAATATCCAAGTGTGGAGCAAGAATATATTTCAAGCGAAAACCTGAAAATTATACAGCAGATCATAGACGAATTGCCTTCCAAGTGTAAAATGGCTTTTACTTTAGTCAAGGAACTTGGCTTTACCTATCATGAAACGGCTGCCATTATGGAAATTTCTACGAATACCGTTGACCGACACATCCAACTGGCGCTCCGTCGTTTAAGAGATTCTATTACTTGTAGAAAAATAAATAGCTAGAAATTAGTGTTTTAAAATTATTTTAAATTTCTATTGGTGAGATTCGTCTGTAATTGGCTCTTATATTAAAGACTCAAGCGTAAGATGGATCAGGATCAACTTCTAGCATTATTGAACAAAGAAATTCAGGGGAAACTAACACCTGAGGAGAAGTTACTGTTTGAAAAGTTGCTTATTGACAATCCAGATCACCAAGTCCTTTATCATTTTATTAAAAATCAGCAACGAACGCCGTCATCAACCATCGAAAAAACTGAAATGGCATTTGATCAGCTATGGAAGAAATTGGAAGACAGTACCCCCGAAAGCATTCCAGTAAGGAGTCGGGTAAAAAAACGCAACCTCTTTTATCTAGTAGCGGCTAGTATTGCAATCTTCTTTTTTGTTGGTATGTGGCGGTATTTATCTCAACAAGAAGTTGTTGAGTATAGAATGAGTTATAGCAGCAGTAAGGGCGAGAAACGGATAATTAGCCTGCCTGATGGGAGTACCGTTTGGTTAAATGGCGACAGCAAACTCTATCTGGCTACAGATTTCAATAAAAAGGAACGTCGGGTAAAATTGGTGGGGGAGGGCTTTTTTGCTGTTGCCAAAGATAAAAAACACCCATTTATTGTCTCATGTAAGGATTCCGAGGTAAAAGTATTGGGAACAAAATTCAATATCAGGGCGTATCAGGACGAGAATAAAACACAGACTTCACTTGTGGAGGGTGCTATCGAATTGAAAAGTCAAAATAGTGACAAAACCTATAAGATGGTACCCGGAGAAAAGTTAACCATAGCCCACATATCGATAGGATCCAAACCTAGTGATGAGAGCAGCACAAATGGGGTAAAACGGACAGCGCTTATTGTTCAGGATGGAGAAAAAATGCCCTCCGAAGCATTGTGGCTTGAGAATAAACTTTCCTTTGATGCTGACCCGATGGATATTGTTGCGTCCAAAATAGGCAAATGGTATAACAGGAATATCGTAATCGACAATACCGAACTGGAGAAAACCACCTTTACCGGGACGATGGAGAATTATAGCCTAGAGATGGTTTTAAAGACTATTTTATTGGCCAATCCGAAGCTACATATCAAAGAAGAAAACGAATCAATTATTTTATATTAACCCTAAATAAACGATAATGAGAGATTATACATAAAGTTTCAAAAAAAGGATACACCCAATGATGTATCCTTCATGTTCATGAAATAAGAGTGCGTAGTCCCTGAGAAAGATAAAGCACTCTATGGTTCCATAATCAATTTAAAACTATGAAAAAAAATTTACATGGTCAGGTATTTTTTGCACGAAAATCTAGCACCATTAAATATGCATTAATGACAAAATTAACATTAGCGCTCACTTTTGCATTTACCGTAAAGGTCTTCGGAATAGGTACCAAAGCACAGGAAAAGGTATCCCTAAAAATAAAAAATACCGATCTTAAGACTGTTTTAAAAACCATTGAAAAGCAGACTAAAGTCAAATTTATATATTTTGACAACGTGATCGCCAATAAAAGCCTTCCCCTTATTTCTGTCGAGAACCAAAATTGGACCAACGCTTTAGCGCCATTGCTGAATAAATTTCAGCTCCGGATGGAAAATATGAATGGAAACACCTATGTGATCACTGTCAACAATAAAGAAGCCCAAGGGCTTGATATCAAAGGAAAGGTTTTGGATCGGCAGGGCTTACCTTTATCGGGCGTCACCGTAGTCGAAAAGGATAAGGATCGCGGTACAAGTACAAACGATAAAGGCGAATTTAATCTAAAAGTAAGTGGGCCAAATGCCATTTTACTTGTCAGTAATGTAGGCTTTATCAGTCAGGAGATTCCGGTTAGCCAGTCATTTATGAATGTTGTCCTCCAAGAAGATCTGACCTCCTTGGAAGAAGTTGTTGTTGTTGGTTACGGTACACAACGGAAAGCAAATCTTACAGGGGCTGTAGCCTCAGTTGATATGGAAAAAGTGTTGGGAGATAGACCTGTAAGCAGTAGCTCTCAAGCATTACAGGGGGCTTTACCTGGTTTACAGGTTACTTTTGGTGGAGGACGTCCCGGAACATCGACAGAACTAAATATTCGGGGCGTTACTTCCATAAACGGTGGTAGCCCCTTAGTATTGGTCGACAACGTCCCTATGAATATGGACGATATAAATCCCAAAGATATCTTAAATGTCACCGTCTTGAAAGATGCTGCCGCTTCTTCTATTTATGGTGCTAGAGCAGCCTTTGGGGTCATTCTAATCACCACAAAGAAAGGATCCAGAAATCAGCCGACCAGCATCAATTACTCGAGTAATCTGACTTGGAGCCGCCCTTCAACGCTCCCTGAGAAAGCGACTCCACTTGAATTTGTGCAGGCGTTAAAAGACTTTGGAAATACTTCGAATTGGGCAGGACAAAATGTCGATACCTGGCTTGATTTATTAAAAAATTATCAAACAGATCCAACAAAATTTCCTGATGGAATAGCCGAGGTAAATAACACAAAATATCCCCTAAAAGAATACGATTTATACGATGAGGTATTCCAGACCGGATTTGAACACCTGCATAATCTTTCTATCAGAGGTGGTTCGGAAAAGATTGCGTATAGGCTTTCTGGTATGTATAGCAACGAAGATGGTATTATGATTACCAAAAAAGATAGCTATAGTAGATATAATTTCAATGCTTATGTAAACGCCGAATTGTTCAAAAATTTTAATGCGAGTGTCAATGTGTTTTATAAAAAGGATAATCGCCTTACCCCAGCCAATATGGGTGAGATGTTTTATCGGGCTCTGACATTCGGGTCATATCTTAATCCTGGCGAGACGATAGACAGTGATGGGAAAGCCATACCTTACGGTACGCCCAACAATTATCTAAAATATGAAGATCCTTCGCGCAGATATGAAGAAAATCTTAGATTGTTTGGTAAACTGGAGTATAACCCTTTACCAGGATGGAATATTACTGCTGAATACACCTTTAGTAAAAACAATCTGAACAATAAAAATGCGCAGAACAGAAATAGGTATATGAATCCGAATAATTTTAATACGGAATACCTGTTCAATCAAGATTTTTATACCCGTTCTAATTCCCTGACGGACTATAATGCTTTAAATCTCTATACGAGCTACAGTCGTGCATTGGATGACCATAATGTGAAAGTTTTGGTGGGAACAAATTATGAGAAAAGTTATACCGAATCATTTTCAGCAACCAGATATGGGATTTTAAGTCCTGATTCACCTTCATTGGGGACAAGCACAGGGACACAAAATACATCCGACAGTTTTAGTCAGTATGCTATCCTCGGTTATTTTGGCAGAATTAATTATGATTATAAGAATCGTTATCTATTGGAACTGAACGGTCGACTAGACGGTTCATCCCGTTTCCTCAAAGGTAGCAGGTTTGGATTTTTTCCATCCGTTTCTGCTGGTTGGAATGTTGCTGAGGAACAATTTATGACGGGGTTAAAAAATAGTATCCCAATGTTGAAGTTCAGGGCTTCTTATGGGGAAATCGGTAACCAGGTCGTATTTGATACCAATAAAAATCAAGTTTATTTTCCTGCAATACCTCAGATGGGGACAGGCAATGCAAATTGGATAGATCCAAATACTGGCATTCGCTACCTGACGATAAATCCACCAAATTTAATCAGTTCAACTTTTTCCTGGGAGAAGGCGCGTACTTTAAATTTCGGTGTCGACATTGCTTTGTTCAATAGCAAATTGAACGGAAGTTTTGACTGGTTTAGACGGCAGACAATAGGCATGCTTTATCAGGGGGCCGACCTACCGGCAGTTTTGGGCGCACAACCTCCATTCCAGAATATTACGGATCTTGAATCAAAGGGATGGGAGCTGGAACTTTCCTGGAAAGACAAGATTAAAGATTTTAAATATTCATTTACATTCAATCTTTCAGATAATCGAGGTTTTATTACCAAAATCAACAACAGTGCTGGCTTGATCGATGGCTTCTACAAAGGAAAAGAACTCGGTGAAATATGGGGGTATGTTACAGAGCGTTATTATACGGTAGATGATTTTCAGGAAAATAGTTTAAATGCCAGTTTGGTAAATGGAAAGTTAAAAGATGGAATCCCGTATTTCAAAGGTGTTGCTCAGAATCCTGGAGATGTTAAATATGCTGATTTAAATGGTGATGGTATCATCTTCAGTGGTACAGGTACTGTATCCGATCCTGGTGACATGAAGGTTATTGGCAATAATAATAGACGGTTTCAATTCGGTCTGAATAGTAATTTCTCTTACAAGAATATTGATTTGAGCCTGTTTATACAGGGTGTAGGAAAGCGGGATCTTTGGTTGAGCAATTTCTTGATGTGGCCTTATAATAACGAATTCGGTACCCTCTATAAGGGTAATCTAGATTATTGGACGCCGAACAATACTGATGCCACCTATGCGCGTATCTATGCAAATGCAGGTTTAAATACATCAGCGAATCGAAGAACACAGACCAAATACCTTTCGGATGGCTCCTATCTTCGGGTGCGAAATATTACACTTGGTTATACCATCGACAGAAAGACTTTACGGAGCAAAGTGATCGACAATATCAAGGTATTTGTTTCGGGTGAAAATTTATTTAAAGCTGATCGTATGCCCAAAGGGATGGAGGCCGATGGTGAAAACATCGGGTCGGGAGGTATTTATCCATTCCTGAAAAAGTATAGTTTTGGCGTTAATGTCACGTTTTAAATCTTCAAAAACCGCAGAATATCATGAAAAAGAAATTTATCCACTATATCCTTTGCTTGGGGCTAGCCACATCGTTAACAAGCTGCAGTAATTTACTTGATCTCGATCCAGAAGGTACAT
Proteins encoded in this window:
- a CDS encoding RNA polymerase sigma-70 factor; translated protein: MQKLNQDPFLWTELRYAIVFDRDQFAFKTLFKKFYPDLYDFGHAIIKSPVPVEDIISEIFMKLWLLEDKLMEIENIKTYLFRSVRNNAIKYLERQHTHVDISEIIDFNYQYPSVEQEYISSENLKIIQQIIDELPSKCKMAFTLVKELGFTYHETAAIMEISTNTVDRHIQLALRRLRDSITCRKINS
- a CDS encoding FecR family protein, with protein sequence MDQDQLLALLNKEIQGKLTPEEKLLFEKLLIDNPDHQVLYHFIKNQQRTPSSTIEKTEMAFDQLWKKLEDSTPESIPVRSRVKKRNLFYLVAASIAIFFFVGMWRYLSQQEVVEYRMSYSSSKGEKRIISLPDGSTVWLNGDSKLYLATDFNKKERRVKLVGEGFFAVAKDKKHPFIVSCKDSEVKVLGTKFNIRAYQDENKTQTSLVEGAIELKSQNSDKTYKMVPGEKLTIAHISIGSKPSDESSTNGVKRTALIVQDGEKMPSEALWLENKLSFDADPMDIVASKIGKWYNRNIVIDNTELEKTTFTGTMENYSLEMVLKTILLANPKLHIKEENESIILY
- a CDS encoding Crp/Fnr family transcriptional regulator; this encodes MNNAECEAIDKAFSKQTFAKGIILAHPDNHHQNVYFIEKGLLRAFYNLDGKDITHYFFDENNFLVSFESIFFNRPHPYGKQVLEEASLRIIPYSKLDELCNSIPAFKDFRLQVSLQVISMLSDKTLALQFQTAEQRYKNMLDKFPGILLRTSLGHIASYLGITQQTLSVIRASR
- a CDS encoding SusC/RagA family TonB-linked outer membrane protein, coding for MNGNTYVITVNNKEAQGLDIKGKVLDRQGLPLSGVTVVEKDKDRGTSTNDKGEFNLKVSGPNAILLVSNVGFISQEIPVSQSFMNVVLQEDLTSLEEVVVVGYGTQRKANLTGAVASVDMEKVLGDRPVSSSSQALQGALPGLQVTFGGGRPGTSTELNIRGVTSINGGSPLVLVDNVPMNMDDINPKDILNVTVLKDAAASSIYGARAAFGVILITTKKGSRNQPTSINYSSNLTWSRPSTLPEKATPLEFVQALKDFGNTSNWAGQNVDTWLDLLKNYQTDPTKFPDGIAEVNNTKYPLKEYDLYDEVFQTGFEHLHNLSIRGGSEKIAYRLSGMYSNEDGIMITKKDSYSRYNFNAYVNAELFKNFNASVNVFYKKDNRLTPANMGEMFYRALTFGSYLNPGETIDSDGKAIPYGTPNNYLKYEDPSRRYEENLRLFGKLEYNPLPGWNITAEYTFSKNNLNNKNAQNRNRYMNPNNFNTEYLFNQDFYTRSNSLTDYNALNLYTSYSRALDDHNVKVLVGTNYEKSYTESFSATRYGILSPDSPSLGTSTGTQNTSDSFSQYAILGYFGRINYDYKNRYLLELNGRLDGSSRFLKGSRFGFFPSVSAGWNVAEEQFMTGLKNSIPMLKFRASYGEIGNQVVFDTNKNQVYFPAIPQMGTGNANWIDPNTGIRYLTINPPNLISSTFSWEKARTLNFGVDIALFNSKLNGSFDWFRRQTIGMLYQGADLPAVLGAQPPFQNITDLESKGWELELSWKDKIKDFKYSFTFNLSDNRGFITKINNSAGLIDGFYKGKELGEIWGYVTERYYTVDDFQENSLNASLVNGKLKDGIPYFKGVAQNPGDVKYADLNGDGIIFSGTGTVSDPGDMKVIGNNNRRFQFGLNSNFSYKNIDLSLFIQGVGKRDLWLSNFLMWPYNNEFGTLYKGNLDYWTPNNTDATYARIYANAGLNTSANRRTQTKYLSDGSYLRVRNITLGYTIDRKTLRSKVIDNIKVFVSGENLFKADRMPKGMEADGENIGSGGIYPFLKKYSFGVNVTF